CTACGGTTCCTGCCGAGACAACGACAATCGCCAAATCTTTTATCAATGATCCTTCTTCCATATGTTGGACTGTGCCGCAAATGATTGGATAGAATTTTTATTCACGATCAAGTCAAACCGAGGATATATTAATAATAGACTTTGTCTAGAAATAATCCTAAGGCCGGTGCAGTTACTATTTTTTCTTTTCGTTGTTTATCTGTAAAGCATTCCAGCACATAGTTTTGTGACAATGCGCCAATGCCTACCTCTACCATGGTCCCCACTATGGTTCTGACCATTTTGTATAGATAACCACTGGCTTCGGTGGAAAGTGTTATGTAGTTTCCTTGGCGTGAAAAAGATAGCGAATGCATAGTTTTTATTGTACATTCATTTTTATCATCTTTTCGTTTGGCTCCAAAGGCTATAAAATCATGACATCCAAGCAATGCTTGACCCAATGTATTCATTTTTTGGATATCTAATTTTTTGCTTTTCAATTCCCATAAAAACTTGTACTCGAATGGGTTAGCGATACCTTCTCGTAGGCGATATACATATCTTTTTTTTATGACGGAAAACTGGGCATGAAAATTATTTTCAACTTTTTGAATAGATTTTATGCTAATATTTTTTGGGAGCTTTGAATCAAGGGCGAGCAATAATTTATTTTCACCATGTTTCCAATCTGCATCAAAATGAAAGACTTGATTGTTTGCATGCACACCGGCATCGGTTCTTCCGCTGCCAAATATCCGGATATTTTTTTTAAAAATGTAAAAAAGCCATTGTTCTATTGTATCCTGTATAGTATTTTTGTTAGGCTGACTTTGCCATCCATGAAAACCTGTTCCGTCATAAGCACATACGCAACACCATCGGGTCATTTTGCCAATCCCCAGCGATGTGTAAATGGATACATTATAATGATTGCTTGTCCTACAATTTCTTTAGATGGGACAAACCCCCAATATCGGCTATCTAGGCTATTTGGTGAGTTATCTCCCAGCGCAAAATAATTTTCCGCTGGTACGATCACTTCTCGACCTTTTGCTAAATTGCCTCTTGCCACATAGCCTGGATAGTTATTTGTTTTTAACTTATTGTTATGGAAGGCCTTAGATCCAGTTATTTCGGTGCCATTTCTCATCAAGCCAGAATTTTCTATATGCAGCGCATCATGGGGTGTACCGACCAGTCGTTTTATATAGTATTTGTCGCTGTTAAGTGCTTTTATTTTTCTGGTTTTGAAGACGATCGGATCGCCGATTTTTGGGGGCATGAAATTGTACGCGAACTTGTTGACTATAAGCATATCTCCGGTTAGTATATCAAAGGACAATACTTCTTCACCTGCGTTCTTTTTTATTTCAGTGTTAAAAAACATTCGGTCATTGATCTTTACAAAAGAATTTTTGTTATTGTTTGCAATAATATCATGATAGGTAACGTTTTTATTAAAAAGCGCTTCGAGAACGACGTCATCCAATGAGAAATCAAGTGGAACTCGCAATGAAGAGGGTTTATTTCCCACAATGAAAGTATATTCTCGCAGTTTTGTTGGTAAAAGCCCGAACCATTT
This window of the Puniceicoccales bacterium genome carries:
- the truA gene encoding tRNA pseudouridine(38-40) synthase TruA, whose amino-acid sequence is MTRWCCVCAYDGTGFHGWQSQPNKNTIQDTIEQWLFYIFKKNIRIFGSGRTDAGVHANNQVFHFDADWKHGENKLLLALDSKLPKNISIKSIQKVENNFHAQFSVIKKRYVYRLREGIANPFEYKFLWELKSKKLDIQKMNTLGQALLGCHDFIAFGAKRKDDKNECTIKTMHSLSFSRQGNYITLSTEASGYLYKMVRTIVGTMVEVGIGALSQNYVLECFTDKQRKEKIVTAPALGLFLDKVYY
- the lepB gene encoding signal peptidase I — translated: MKSLQKVSRKNLDDSVKFLRGIAKRIYNYRRDVLADDQLKTLEEIRHNLLLTNTKSNTELNIMCEEYREKLQLIGGDIFPQSFIAENAEILMFAAILSLGIRTFFFQPFKIPTNSMLPTYAGMTFELTGKKLSKLERLKRFIFLGAINYSMKTQSTGTVYVPLMKKSKNKRHDSSYGGVIDYEIVNARKWFGLLPTKLREYTFIVGNKPSSLRVPLDFSLDDVVLEALFNKNVTYHDIIANNNKNSFVKINDRMFFNTEIKKNAGEEVLSFDILTGDMLIVNKFAYNFMPPKIGDPIVFKTRKIKALNSDKYYIKRLVGTPHDALHIENSGLMRNGTEITGSKAFHNNKLKTNNYPGYVARGNLAKGREVIVPAENYFALGDNSPNSLDSRYWGFVPSKEIVGQAIIIMYPFTHRWGLAK